A single region of the Thermococcus celericrescens genome encodes:
- the pfdA gene encoding prefoldin subunit alpha — protein MAEMNEQLERLAYEYQLLQAQAQLLAQNLELLTLGRNEFQAVKETLEELKKVEEEKPEILVPIGAGSFLKAHIDDKENAIVSVGAGYAIEKNLDDAIVYLDARIREYDEAIAKTQEALRKLEGQLGELAQKVQELQQRQAMSFSVRK, from the coding sequence ATGGCCGAGATGAACGAGCAGCTTGAAAGGCTCGCTTACGAGTACCAGCTCCTTCAGGCCCAGGCGCAGCTCCTGGCCCAGAACCTTGAACTGCTCACACTGGGGAGGAACGAGTTCCAGGCGGTTAAGGAGACGCTGGAGGAACTCAAGAAGGTCGAAGAGGAGAAGCCGGAGATACTGGTGCCAATCGGGGCTGGCTCCTTCCTGAAGGCTCACATAGACGACAAGGAGAACGCGATAGTCAGCGTCGGCGCCGGCTACGCCATCGAGAAGAACCTCGATGACGCGATAGTGTATCTGGACGCGCGCATCAGGGAGTACGACGAGGCGATAGCCAAGACCCAGGAGGCTCTCAGAAAGCTGGAGGGGCAGCTGGGAGAGCTCGCCCAGAAGGTGCAGGAGCTTCAGCAGAGGCAGGCCATGAGCTTCAGCGTAAGGAAGTGA